From a region of the Paraburkholderia hospita genome:
- a CDS encoding IS5 family transposase, with protein sequence MRKDDRKRQEPKGVYRVRNWAEYNAGLIARGDVTMWIDESVLTHVPGKDSSRRGRPCVYADAVIQMLLGLKQVFRLPLRALQGFAQSLRALGFAGLPVPNYTTLSRRAQELKVALPAIRNGEPLHLLVDSTGVKLYGEGEWKVRKHGYAKRRTWRKVHLALDAKTGQVCAALMTHQDVADAEVLPGLLDQIPTDDAIDTIGGDGAYDTKQCHVAIAARDAQPAIPPREGAMPWPGNTPGAAWRNEAIGAIARDGRREWKKRSGYHQRSLVENLMYRLKTLTGNCLWARTIGSQATEVAVRVGVLNRMTALARPQSARIA encoded by the coding sequence ATGCGCAAAGACGATCGCAAGAGGCAGGAGCCCAAAGGGGTTTATCGAGTCAGGAACTGGGCTGAGTACAACGCGGGCTTGATCGCGAGAGGCGATGTGACCATGTGGATTGACGAAAGCGTCCTGACGCACGTGCCCGGGAAGGATTCGTCCAGACGTGGCCGGCCATGCGTTTATGCTGACGCAGTGATTCAGATGCTGCTCGGGTTGAAACAGGTGTTTCGCCTGCCGCTGCGGGCGCTTCAGGGTTTCGCTCAAAGTCTGCGCGCACTTGGCTTCGCCGGGCTGCCGGTACCGAACTACACGACACTGAGCCGTCGCGCGCAGGAGTTGAAGGTCGCGTTGCCCGCGATCCGCAACGGCGAGCCGCTGCATCTGCTTGTCGACAGCACAGGGGTGAAGCTTTACGGTGAAGGCGAATGGAAGGTGCGCAAGCACGGCTATGCGAAGCGTCGCACGTGGCGCAAGGTACATCTCGCGCTGGATGCGAAGACCGGCCAGGTATGCGCTGCGTTGATGACGCATCAGGACGTCGCCGATGCCGAGGTCTTGCCTGGGCTGCTCGATCAGATCCCTACGGACGACGCGATCGATACCATCGGTGGAGACGGCGCATACGACACGAAGCAATGCCACGTGGCGATTGCCGCGCGCGATGCACAACCGGCGATCCCACCGCGCGAAGGGGCAATGCCCTGGCCGGGGAACACGCCCGGCGCCGCCTGGCGCAACGAGGCCATCGGTGCCATTGCGCGAGACGGCCGAAGGGAATGGAAGAAGCGCAGCGGCTATCACCAGCGCTCGCTGGTCGAGAACCTGATGTACCGGCTCAAGACGCTCACCGGCAATTGTCTGTGGGCGCGCACGATCGGCTCCCAGGCGACCGAAGTGGCGGTTCGCGTCGGCGTGCTCAACCGCATGACGGCGCTCGCACGTCCGCAATCCGCTCGCATTGCCTGA
- a CDS encoding helix-turn-helix domain-containing protein, whose amino-acid sequence MSFHLVNLAWQCDVRAAKKIVLLALADFAQQSTGECAPSVRVLSAKCGLSASAVRTQLHALIADGLVELVIKSGKESFRVKLGAAA is encoded by the coding sequence GTGAGCTTCCATCTCGTCAATCTCGCGTGGCAGTGCGACGTGCGCGCGGCGAAGAAGATCGTCCTGCTCGCATTGGCCGACTTCGCTCAGCAATCGACGGGCGAGTGCGCGCCGTCGGTTCGTGTGCTGTCGGCTAAATGCGGTCTGTCCGCGTCTGCCGTGCGCACCCAGTTACACGCCCTGATCGCTGATGGGCTCGTCGAGCTTGTGATCAAAAGTGGTAAAGAGAGCTTCCGTGTGAAGCTGGGGGCGGCCGCGTGA
- a CDS encoding XRE family transcriptional regulator: MSELPAKYRFCRLESKEKRDPLGLDFVYPPRMEMRNWIRSARKKADLTQEQLGEKLGVTKGNVSAWENGRHEPSYAQIQEISVITKYPMPDSQPGISPTVALESKDVAERVQEMLTETGMDAAAFAAKVQIPLERVESWLKGSAITVADAVAIQNAFGYNSAWVLARVGEKKAAIQYNDEYRPKALGKRKALAVKGMAQLGDNGFWAALEYPVGHGDGYIDWPTSDPNAYAIECSGDSMRPRIKHGEFVIIEPNHPFQPGDEVLVASKDGRVMVKELAYKAAGRYHLLSVNEAHGKVTLEEADIDHIHYVAGIAKPSMWRPD, translated from the coding sequence ATGAGTGAGCTTCCGGCCAAGTATAGGTTTTGTAGACTCGAAAGTAAAGAAAAACGAGACCCGCTCGGTTTAGATTTTGTATACCCTCCGCGCATGGAAATGAGAAACTGGATCAGGTCCGCCCGCAAGAAAGCCGACCTAACACAAGAACAGCTCGGCGAAAAGCTGGGAGTGACCAAGGGAAACGTGTCTGCTTGGGAAAATGGCAGGCATGAGCCCAGCTATGCTCAGATCCAAGAGATTTCGGTCATTACGAAGTACCCGATGCCGGACTCTCAGCCGGGCATTTCCCCTACTGTCGCGCTTGAGTCGAAAGACGTCGCCGAACGAGTACAGGAAATGCTTACTGAAACGGGTATGGATGCGGCAGCTTTTGCTGCTAAAGTTCAGATTCCGCTGGAGAGGGTGGAATCTTGGCTTAAAGGATCGGCGATCACCGTTGCCGACGCCGTGGCAATCCAGAACGCTTTTGGCTACAACAGCGCCTGGGTGCTGGCCCGCGTGGGCGAGAAGAAGGCCGCTATCCAGTACAACGACGAGTACCGACCAAAGGCGCTCGGCAAAAGAAAAGCACTGGCGGTGAAAGGCATGGCTCAGCTGGGCGATAACGGTTTTTGGGCGGCACTGGAATACCCAGTTGGTCATGGCGATGGTTACATCGACTGGCCGACCAGCGACCCGAACGCATACGCGATCGAATGCTCGGGCGACTCAATGCGGCCGCGCATCAAGCACGGCGAGTTCGTGATCATCGAGCCGAATCACCCGTTTCAGCCTGGCGACGAGGTGCTCGTCGCGTCGAAGGACGGTCGAGTAATGGTCAAAGAGCTTGCGTACAAGGCTGCCGGCCGCTATCACCTGCTCTCCGTCAACGAGGCGCATGGAAAAGTCACGCTCGAGGAAGCTGACATCGACCACATCCATTACGTCGCAGGCATTGCGAAGCCGTCAATGTGGCGACCGGATTGA
- a CDS encoding ATP-dependent DNA ligase: MTIPMAVMIEATDLMHSTLQTRPFSNRDWVFEWKLDGFRCLVRKYGEQVDLISRQGNFFNTSFPEIVKAIAAVPGDFVWDAELTVGSGRGAIEFASLQQRARTLLPRNVPAAAKKCPARLYVFDMLSSGKRDVRDRPLFERKEQLRDSFDDTPHLAYTTHVEGVGELVFEQVQLNDFEGMVAKRTWSVYMRGRSLNWIKVKNAGYCRQAALGFGKT; this comes from the coding sequence CCGTTCTCGAACCGCGACTGGGTGTTCGAATGGAAGCTTGACGGCTTCAGATGCCTCGTCAGGAAGTATGGCGAACAGGTTGATCTGATCAGCCGCCAAGGCAATTTCTTCAACACCTCATTTCCAGAGATTGTGAAGGCAATCGCAGCCGTGCCCGGCGATTTTGTGTGGGATGCTGAGCTAACCGTCGGTAGCGGTCGAGGTGCAATCGAATTTGCCAGCCTCCAGCAACGGGCCCGCACACTATTGCCCAGGAACGTTCCGGCTGCCGCAAAAAAGTGCCCGGCGCGGCTATACGTGTTTGACATGCTCTCGTCGGGGAAGCGGGACGTTCGAGACAGACCGCTATTCGAGCGCAAAGAACAGCTTCGCGACAGCTTTGACGACACGCCGCACCTCGCCTATACGACGCATGTTGAAGGCGTCGGGGAGCTTGTGTTCGAGCAGGTGCAGCTCAACGACTTCGAGGGAATGGTGGCAAAGCGAACATGGTCCGTCTATATGCGCGGCCGCTCGCTCAACTGGATTAAAGTGAAGAATGCTGGCTACTGTAGGCAGGCTGCTTTAGGCTTTGGCAAAACATAA
- a CDS encoding YfdQ family protein: MLHDFQGEQNVAAVLAAGTSLAGAQKSPLQDGKPFVIVPEGYKAQIVDEVFNNPARVTGVVKLRDATSFVNYFNRQKRPESLIYASLDPAKILGVIDDHLAYEYAGDGDPSKGANWRGYRVEFPVPASREWKIWTGSDRKGLNQLQFAELIEDNLPDIVTPDGSTMLSVALNFEASKEGNFVSAARLQDGSTNFVWKEDVNATGNKVAMPSQITLEIPVFENGQPSAVEARVKYRIKDGNLTIWYELVRPHKVLEAAFRSIWSQIEEQTSTTILLGSPE; the protein is encoded by the coding sequence ATGCTCCACGATTTCCAGGGCGAACAAAACGTCGCCGCCGTTCTTGCCGCAGGCACCTCGCTGGCCGGCGCACAAAAGAGCCCGCTGCAGGATGGCAAGCCGTTCGTGATCGTGCCGGAAGGCTACAAGGCTCAGATCGTCGACGAGGTGTTCAACAACCCGGCGCGAGTGACCGGCGTCGTGAAACTTCGCGACGCAACAAGCTTCGTGAACTACTTCAATCGCCAAAAGCGCCCCGAGAGCCTGATTTACGCGTCCCTCGACCCGGCGAAGATCCTCGGCGTCATCGACGATCACTTGGCATACGAATATGCCGGTGACGGCGATCCATCCAAGGGTGCCAACTGGCGCGGCTATCGCGTCGAGTTCCCGGTACCGGCCTCGCGCGAATGGAAGATCTGGACGGGCTCGGATCGCAAGGGCCTCAATCAGCTGCAGTTCGCCGAACTGATCGAAGACAACCTGCCCGACATCGTGACGCCGGATGGCTCGACGATGCTGAGCGTCGCGCTCAACTTCGAAGCCAGCAAGGAAGGCAACTTCGTGTCGGCAGCTCGCCTGCAGGACGGCAGCACCAACTTCGTCTGGAAGGAAGACGTCAACGCGACCGGCAACAAAGTCGCCATGCCGTCGCAGATCACGCTCGAAATCCCGGTGTTCGAAAACGGTCAGCCCTCGGCCGTCGAAGCTCGCGTCAAGTACCGCATCAAAGACGGCAATCTGACCATCTGGTACGAGCTCGTGCGCCCGCACAAGGTGCTCGAAGCTGCCTTCCGCTCGATCTGGTCGCAAATCGAAGAGCAGACGTCGACAACGATTCTGCTGGGCTCCCCCGAGTAA
- a CDS encoding helix-turn-helix domain-containing protein: MSVKIMGMVFDRYPTGGGEMILALKLADHAHDDGTHIFPGIASLAEKTRQSERAVQYQLRSMEKSGWLILVGQGKGGRGKSREYRISPAWINGADLAPIVDNEKGEEIAPIDGDAKGANVDTKGCNPEHERVQNAALKGAIAVAPESSVTVKEPSGNRQPARRASRIALHDELLNRELPDWLPRESWVDWCEHREAKEKKVGVPWTRPAAKVSVKKLTKLHDKGIDVVAAIDEAVLRGWTGLWEAQDASESKGASVAPADWWKTALGIRERAKQLGVVERPDQLFEQFKAKVFKAAGPGEWREDMLRTVGRESEERYEALDAYFNDIPRDKAALAEAA; encoded by the coding sequence GTGAGCGTAAAGATCATGGGCATGGTCTTCGACCGTTATCCGACCGGCGGCGGCGAGATGATTCTCGCGTTGAAGCTGGCGGATCACGCGCACGACGACGGCACCCACATATTTCCCGGCATTGCCAGCCTCGCTGAGAAGACGCGTCAGTCCGAGCGCGCGGTGCAGTACCAGCTACGCAGTATGGAGAAGTCCGGCTGGTTGATTCTCGTCGGCCAGGGGAAGGGCGGTCGTGGGAAGTCCCGCGAATACCGCATCAGTCCTGCATGGATAAACGGTGCAGATCTTGCACCCATTGTGGATAACGAAAAGGGTGAAGAAATTGCACCCATTGATGGCGACGCAAAGGGTGCAAACGTCGACACGAAAGGGTGCAATCCGGAACACGAAAGGGTGCAAAACGCAGCACTAAAGGGTGCAATAGCTGTTGCACCCGAATCATCAGTAACCGTCAAAGAACCATCAGGTAACCGTCAACCCGCGCGACGTGCGTCGCGAATTGCGTTGCATGACGAACTTCTCAATCGCGAACTTCCCGACTGGCTGCCGCGTGAATCGTGGGTCGATTGGTGCGAGCACCGCGAAGCGAAGGAAAAGAAGGTCGGCGTGCCGTGGACGCGACCGGCCGCGAAGGTCTCGGTCAAGAAGCTCACGAAGCTGCACGACAAGGGTATCGATGTCGTTGCTGCAATCGACGAAGCGGTTCTACGTGGCTGGACCGGGTTGTGGGAAGCCCAGGACGCCAGCGAATCCAAGGGCGCCAGCGTGGCTCCGGCGGATTGGTGGAAGACCGCCCTTGGAATCCGTGAGCGTGCGAAGCAACTGGGCGTCGTCGAGCGGCCAGATCAACTGTTCGAACAGTTCAAGGCGAAGGTGTTCAAGGCGGCTGGGCCGGGCGAGTGGCGCGAAGACATGCTGCGCACCGTTGGCCGTGAGAGCGAGGAGCGTTACGAAGCCCTTGATGCCTATTTCAACGACATCCCGCGCGATAAGGCAGCGCTCGCGGAGGCCGCATGA
- a CDS encoding helix-turn-helix domain-containing protein — translation MTLGELLKSRREALGMTLEDVADSTGSSKSYVWELENGKGYKMSLVYAARFAVALGLNVNMMACAALESERVKRASDSATASDKEGA, via the coding sequence ATGACCCTTGGCGAACTTCTCAAATCGCGCCGCGAAGCCCTTGGCATGACGCTTGAAGACGTGGCCGACTCTACAGGCTCGTCCAAGTCCTACGTGTGGGAACTTGAAAACGGCAAGGGATACAAGATGAGCCTTGTGTACGCGGCGCGGTTCGCCGTTGCGCTCGGGCTCAACGTCAACATGATGGCATGTGCAGCGCTGGAATCGGAGCGCGTCAAGCGCGCCTCTGATAGCGCCACAGCCAGCGACAAGGAGGGCGCGTGA
- a CDS encoding DUF7446 family protein: protein MSPLTHRIYIGKAKDGVATSKQDVTAQCINGAVAHLIAIGDTEIIVNLDEGRYRVKITPEAA from the coding sequence ATGTCTCCGCTGACGCACCGAATCTATATCGGCAAGGCAAAAGACGGCGTCGCGACCAGCAAACAGGACGTGACGGCGCAATGCATCAACGGCGCCGTAGCGCACCTGATCGCCATCGGCGACACCGAGATCATCGTGAACCTGGACGAAGGCCGCTACCGCGTGAAGATCACGCCCGAAGCCGCCTGA
- a CDS encoding type II toxin-antitoxin system HicB family antitoxin, whose amino-acid sequence MLRYPARFQPFEEGGFVVTFRDIPEAITQGDTIDEAVIMAADALATAMDFYFEDQRPVPPPSAVEDGEELVALSESMSDKVLAFNEALTNT is encoded by the coding sequence ATGTTGAGGTACCCGGCTAGATTCCAACCGTTCGAGGAAGGCGGATTCGTTGTAACGTTCCGGGACATTCCCGAGGCGATCACCCAAGGTGACACGATCGATGAAGCCGTGATCATGGCCGCAGATGCGTTGGCCACTGCTATGGACTTCTATTTCGAGGATCAGCGACCCGTCCCACCTCCATCTGCCGTCGAGGATGGGGAGGAACTGGTTGCCCTGTCAGAAAGCATGTCTGACAAAGTGCTGGCGTTCAATGAAGCGCTGACGAACACATAA
- a CDS encoding HNH endonuclease, with protein MPIIKHLVDAAKGKHPIASKRSTHWPTVRKHHLEQNPTCAVCGGADKLEVHHIRPFHLHPDLELDRSNLVTLCEANKGGVNCHLHFGHLGNFRSFNVEVVADSHHWHDKISHRPLADS; from the coding sequence ATGCCAATCATCAAACACCTCGTCGACGCGGCGAAGGGCAAGCATCCCATTGCGTCAAAGCGCTCGACGCATTGGCCGACCGTGCGTAAGCACCACCTCGAGCAAAACCCAACGTGCGCGGTGTGCGGCGGCGCCGACAAGCTTGAAGTGCACCACATCCGGCCGTTTCACCTGCACCCGGATCTCGAACTTGATCGGTCGAACCTCGTGACGTTGTGCGAGGCGAACAAGGGCGGCGTGAACTGTCATCTGCACTTCGGCCACCTGGGAAATTTCCGCAGTTTCAACGTCGAAGTCGTCGCCGACTCGCATCACTGGCACGACAAGATCTCTCACCGGCCGCTGGCCGATTCCTGA
- a CDS encoding DinB family protein, with amino-acid sequence MTDNIKSLEPVAWECSSPEGEKPALAFLTSKKPTVEHYENQGWRVLPLYAAPVADSAMAKDAERYRWLRNIKNMSAQELVEMYHGKKLDDIIDAAIAASAEKGDKA; translated from the coding sequence ATGACCGACAACATCAAGAGTCTGGAGCCGGTTGCGTGGGAATGCTCGTCACCTGAAGGCGAGAAGCCCGCGTTGGCTTTCCTCACATCCAAGAAGCCCACCGTCGAGCACTACGAGAATCAAGGCTGGCGCGTGCTGCCTCTCTACGCCGCCCCTGTCGCTGACAGCGCAATGGCGAAGGATGCGGAGCGTTATCGGTGGCTGCGCAACATCAAGAACATGAGCGCGCAGGAATTAGTCGAGATGTACCACGGCAAAAAGCTCGACGACATTATCGACGCCGCTATCGCGGCATCCGCAGAGAAGGGAGATAAGGCATGA
- a CDS encoding phage Gp37/Gp68 family protein — translation MSENSKIEWTDHTFNPWEGCQKVGPGCDHCYAETRNARFAGGTAINWGPGAPRRRTSPANWRKPLQWNAQADAFYAEHGRRQRVFCASLADVFDNAVDPAWRADLFDLIEKTQDLDWLLLTKRIGNVMPMISETAQRRFDLECLESPRLPFNVWLGATIVNQVDADRDIPKLLGVPARVRFLSMEPLLGPVKLDALAHGDESDLDALRGQIVYSTQHVAVRPRIIGARLDWVIVGGESGHGARPMHPDWALSLRDQCAAAGVPFLFKQWGEWQIASTENGHHDCDMARNAAQWVHLDGVLTKPSWHREGYADAEKAYGMVKVGKKLAGRQLDGRTHDAFPQGTVG, via the coding sequence ATGAGCGAGAACAGCAAAATCGAGTGGACCGACCACACGTTCAACCCGTGGGAAGGTTGCCAGAAGGTTGGCCCCGGTTGCGATCACTGCTATGCCGAGACGCGCAACGCTCGTTTCGCGGGCGGTACCGCGATCAACTGGGGACCGGGCGCGCCGCGGCGCCGCACGTCGCCTGCGAATTGGCGCAAGCCGTTGCAGTGGAACGCGCAGGCTGACGCGTTCTACGCTGAGCACGGCCGCCGCCAACGTGTCTTCTGTGCGTCGCTCGCTGACGTGTTCGATAACGCCGTCGATCCAGCATGGCGTGCCGATCTGTTTGACCTGATCGAGAAGACACAGGATCTCGACTGGCTGCTGCTGACGAAGCGCATCGGCAACGTCATGCCGATGATCAGCGAGACGGCTCAGCGTCGGTTCGATCTCGAATGCCTCGAATCGCCGCGCCTTCCCTTCAACGTCTGGCTCGGCGCAACGATCGTCAACCAAGTCGACGCCGACCGCGATATTCCGAAGCTTCTGGGAGTGCCCGCGCGTGTTCGATTCTTGTCGATGGAGCCGTTGCTCGGGCCGGTCAAACTAGACGCACTCGCACATGGAGACGAGTCCGATCTAGACGCCCTGCGCGGCCAAATCGTCTACTCGACGCAGCATGTAGCAGTCCGCCCGCGAATCATCGGCGCTCGGTTGGATTGGGTCATCGTCGGCGGCGAGAGCGGCCACGGCGCGCGGCCAATGCATCCGGACTGGGCTTTGTCGCTGCGCGATCAGTGCGCCGCCGCTGGCGTACCGTTCCTGTTCAAGCAATGGGGCGAATGGCAGATTGCATCGACGGAGAACGGACACCACGACTGCGACATGGCGCGCAACGCTGCCCAGTGGGTGCACCTCGATGGAGTGCTGACGAAGCCGAGTTGGCATCGCGAAGGTTATGCGGACGCCGAGAAAGCATACGGCATGGTGAAGGTCGGCAAGAAGCTGGCCGGCCGCCAGCTAGACGGCCGCACCCATGATGCTTTTCCTCAGGGCACGGTAGGTTGA
- a CDS encoding glycoside hydrolase family 73 protein: MNPNDFIYAIAPAARASAKATKIPASFVVAQGALESGWGTSALSKQAFNLFGVKADSAWHGDVLTMDTREFLKGQWVTVSAKWRKYPNWQACIDDHAAFLLNNRRYQPAFAYTSGSTFALAIAAAGYATDPQYGQKIVSIIKAHNLSTLDSAPA; this comes from the coding sequence ATGAACCCGAACGACTTCATTTACGCGATCGCGCCGGCGGCGCGCGCGAGCGCGAAGGCGACGAAGATCCCTGCATCGTTCGTCGTGGCGCAGGGCGCGCTCGAGTCAGGCTGGGGCACGTCCGCGCTCTCGAAACAGGCATTCAACCTGTTCGGTGTGAAGGCCGACTCAGCGTGGCATGGCGACGTGCTCACGATGGATACGCGAGAGTTCCTGAAAGGCCAATGGGTGACGGTGTCCGCGAAGTGGCGCAAGTACCCGAACTGGCAAGCGTGCATCGACGATCACGCGGCGTTTCTGCTGAACAACAGGCGCTATCAGCCCGCGTTCGCATATACGAGCGGCTCGACATTCGCGCTCGCGATCGCGGCGGCCGGGTACGCAACCGATCCGCAATACGGCCAGAAGATCGTGTCGATCATCAAGGCGCACAACCTGTCGACGCTGGACTCCGCTCCCGCCTGA
- a CDS encoding RusA family crossover junction endodeoxyribonuclease yields MTSRTNSMRYPESAIQDGKFGTARVVGFAEREIERVTGNAPVQEPDDFDLCTLHEPIAKRMVSFTVDGEPVAKGRPRASRTDTGIRMRTPKKTKSYESKIRAAATAAMFGGIPFGRPVSLKVEIYLPIPASWPKARQTKAAQDVVRATNKPDADNVVKAVKDAMNEIVYEDDSQVVELSARKRYGREPRVEIEVKELDGEAA; encoded by the coding sequence GTGACGAGCCGCACGAACTCTATGCGCTATCCGGAAAGTGCCATCCAAGACGGCAAGTTCGGGACGGCACGCGTCGTTGGCTTTGCCGAGCGCGAGATCGAGCGCGTCACGGGGAATGCGCCGGTCCAAGAGCCCGACGACTTCGACCTTTGCACTTTGCACGAGCCGATCGCGAAACGCATGGTGTCATTCACGGTAGATGGCGAGCCGGTGGCGAAGGGGCGCCCGCGCGCGTCGCGCACGGATACCGGTATCCGCATGCGCACGCCGAAAAAGACGAAATCGTATGAATCGAAGATTCGCGCGGCAGCGACCGCCGCGATGTTCGGCGGCATTCCGTTCGGGCGCCCCGTCTCGCTGAAGGTGGAGATTTATCTGCCGATTCCCGCTAGCTGGCCGAAGGCGCGACAGACGAAAGCCGCGCAGGACGTTGTCCGCGCTACGAACAAGCCGGACGCCGACAACGTCGTCAAGGCAGTCAAGGACGCGATGAACGAGATTGTCTACGAAGACGATTCACAGGTGGTCGAGTTGTCAGCCAGGAAGAGATATGGGCGCGAGCCACGCGTCGAGATTGAGGTGAAGGAATTGGATGGGGAGGCAGCGTGA
- a CDS encoding ASCH domain-containing protein, which translates to MKERPILFSGPMVRALLDGRKTQTRRVVKSRPWTTGDYFASGEYSTDLGYEASRGEFWAGFRHPSIHPDGSACYERCPYGAPGDRLWVRETWRGVVAINPPGKTTELGVARYVPDQQYCRRVEFQATQARDSEPWRPSIHMPRWASRITLEVTGVRVERLQDITEADAAAEGVESLRNEGEYWKDYLRSTAQCDELVCLNARDSFWTLWDSLNAARGFGWDANPWVWVVEFTRIN; encoded by the coding sequence ATGAAAGAACGTCCGATTCTCTTCAGCGGCCCGATGGTGCGCGCTCTGCTCGACGGTCGCAAGACGCAGACGCGCCGCGTCGTCAAATCGCGTCCGTGGACGACCGGCGACTACTTCGCCAGCGGCGAGTACTCGACTGACCTCGGATACGAGGCCTCACGCGGTGAATTCTGGGCGGGATTCCGGCACCCATCGATCCACCCAGACGGATCGGCCTGCTATGAGAGGTGCCCGTATGGCGCCCCCGGCGACCGTCTGTGGGTGCGCGAGACGTGGCGCGGCGTCGTCGCGATTAACCCGCCCGGAAAGACGACCGAGTTGGGCGTCGCTCGATACGTACCGGACCAACAGTATTGCCGCCGCGTCGAATTCCAGGCAACGCAAGCTCGCGACAGCGAACCGTGGCGTCCGTCGATCCACATGCCGCGCTGGGCGTCGCGCATCACGCTCGAAGTGACTGGCGTGCGCGTCGAGCGGCTGCAGGACATCACGGAAGCCGACGCAGCGGCTGAAGGCGTCGAGAGCCTGCGCAACGAAGGCGAGTACTGGAAAGACTACCTGCGGTCAACCGCGCAATGCGACGAGCTGGTCTGCCTCAACGCCCGTGATTCGTTCTGGACGCTCTGGGACAGCCTCAACGCGGCACGCGGCTTCGGCTGGGATGCTAACCCTTGGGTCTGGGTAGTTGAGTTCACGAGGATCAACTGA
- a CDS encoding helix-turn-helix domain-containing protein yields MQTQETPHKAPAYALDHAPPDAPRVSMRFLPREAIAACATFRDAVLLGWKHRARSGMTQRTLAELLDVKPSHMSNMLNREAVDRHGKPRQDLPARLVADFERVVGNRAVSQWLTRMAMLTLMEEVIQRQETL; encoded by the coding sequence ATGCAGACACAAGAAACGCCGCACAAGGCACCTGCATATGCCTTGGATCATGCGCCGCCGGACGCTCCGCGTGTGTCGATGCGCTTCCTTCCGCGCGAAGCAATTGCTGCCTGCGCAACTTTCCGTGATGCCGTGCTCCTGGGGTGGAAACACCGAGCCAGGAGCGGCATGACGCAAAGAACGCTGGCCGAGCTGCTCGACGTGAAGCCGTCGCACATGTCGAACATGCTCAACCGAGAAGCCGTCGACCGTCACGGAAAGCCTCGGCAAGATCTGCCGGCGCGCCTGGTCGCTGACTTCGAGCGCGTTGTAGGGAATCGCGCAGTGTCGCAATGGCTTACACGCATGGCGATGCTCACCCTGATGGAAGAGGTGATTCAAAGACAGGAGACTCTATGA
- a CDS encoding DUF1353 domain-containing protein translates to MSKFLTSLVMENATGIDDGKWRLTAPLIYDSDVTGKVIVVPTGFVTDLASVPRVPIAYMLAGGTSNEASVVHDYLYTAHIVDRETADAVLREASAVTGVPAWRRAIMWAAVRAFGGSHWDEKPIAA, encoded by the coding sequence ATGAGCAAGTTCCTGACTTCGCTGGTGATGGAGAACGCCACCGGCATCGATGACGGGAAGTGGCGCCTGACAGCGCCGCTGATCTACGACTCGGATGTCACGGGGAAGGTGATCGTCGTGCCGACCGGCTTCGTCACGGATCTCGCATCGGTGCCGCGCGTGCCGATCGCGTACATGCTCGCCGGTGGGACCAGCAACGAGGCGAGCGTCGTGCACGACTACCTCTATACCGCTCACATCGTCGACCGCGAGACGGCCGACGCGGTGCTGCGGGAGGCGTCGGCTGTGACGGGCGTTCCGGCGTGGCGCCGCGCGATCATGTGGGCGGCAGTGCGTGCGTTTGGCGGCTCGCATTGGGATGAGAAGCCAATCGCTGCGTGA
- a CDS encoding transcriptional regulator, with translation MNKHPVALAASAVGGYKALADILGVTKGAVHQWMSADRRVPIEHCTPIEQATGGIVTRQMLRPDDWQSIWPELIEPGRPDASDDVQPPVGGIKKDSKMARARAVS, from the coding sequence ATGAACAAGCACCCCGTCGCGCTCGCCGCATCTGCCGTTGGTGGCTACAAGGCGCTCGCCGACATTCTTGGCGTTACGAAGGGCGCGGTTCATCAATGGATGTCGGCAGACCGTCGAGTTCCGATCGAACACTGTACGCCGATCGAACAGGCAACCGGCGGCATTGTCACGCGTCAGATGCTGCGGCCGGACGACTGGCAATCGATCTGGCCGGAACTGATCGAGCCGGGCAGACCGGATGCGTCCGACGACGTTCAACCGCCCGTTGGCGGGATCAAGAAGGATAGCAAGATGGCGCGAGCCAGAGCAGTTTCGTAG